The Zingiber officinale cultivar Zhangliang chromosome 10A, Zo_v1.1, whole genome shotgun sequence genome contains a region encoding:
- the LOC122026592 gene encoding probable protein S-acyltransferase 22, with amino-acid sequence MVFALLLLILQWAVGMLVLILCFVERRRFSAEIVSKLGSSFSLAPFIIVVAVCTLLAMVATLPVAQLFFFHILLIKKGISTYDYIIALRKQDQEQEQLAVGGQQSPQMSQVSSFTGLSSTSSFNQFHRGAWCTPPRLFLEDQLSLES; translated from the exons aTGGTGTTTGCTCTTCTCTTG CTTATTCTGCAGTGGGCTGTTGGGATGCTTGTGCTGATACTGTGTTTTGTTGAGAGAAGGAGATTTTCTGCTGAAATTGTTTCAAAGCTGGGTAGTAGCTTTTCCTTGGCACCCTTTATCATTGTGGTG GCTGTGTGCACTTTATTAGCCATGGTTGCTACTCTTCCAGTTGCACAACTTTTCTTCTTccatattcttttaataaaaaag GGAATCAGCACCTATGATTACATTATTGCTTTGAGGAAGCAAGATCAGGAGCAGGAGCAACTTGCTGTTGGTGGGCAGCAAAGTCCGCAAATGTCCCAAGTGAGCTCTTTTACTGGACTAAGCAGCACCAGTTCTTTCAATCAATTCCATCGCGGTGCATGGTGTACTCCGCCAAGATTATTCCTTGAGGATCAg CTCTCGCTGGAAAGCTAA